Proteins co-encoded in one Prevotella sp. E13-27 genomic window:
- a CDS encoding PP2C family protein-serine/threonine phosphatase — MELNKLHQSDDDFFVGFAESRIGGRPENQDSYGARQTKLGFLVTVCDGMGGGPGGKTASTIAVREIITGVEEAGEEEETANVLIKAIRRANMAILEAGRQEPALQGMGSTATVLLLTQESAYVAHVGDSRIYQIRGKHKVFRTFDHSMVFDLVKQNVITEEQARLSAQSNIITRALGIKPDVQVDVMEVSYEKGDRFALCTDGIHGSMPEQELVKMIGNRKSSMGAVLDDIATLVDNIGRSSGGNHDNLTLAIIEPKVNSKKKQPMSSTTRNMLFALIALLAISIAFNLIQAFSDSKQPACQPTDSIVSKESIIQKDTTIEKLKNRVDSLEKITKKDKK; from the coding sequence ATGGAATTAAACAAGTTACACCAGAGCGATGACGATTTCTTCGTAGGATTTGCCGAGTCGCGAATCGGAGGTCGGCCAGAAAACCAGGACTCTTATGGTGCGCGCCAGACGAAACTTGGATTTCTCGTCACCGTCTGTGACGGTATGGGGGGCGGTCCTGGTGGAAAAACAGCATCAACCATTGCAGTAAGGGAAATTATCACTGGCGTTGAAGAAGCCGGTGAAGAAGAAGAGACTGCCAATGTGCTTATCAAGGCAATCCGCCGAGCCAATATGGCCATTTTAGAGGCAGGAAGACAGGAGCCAGCCTTACAAGGTATGGGATCTACAGCCACAGTACTACTATTGACACAAGAATCTGCCTACGTAGCACATGTGGGAGACAGCCGTATATACCAGATAAGAGGTAAGCACAAAGTGTTTAGAACGTTCGACCACTCTATGGTCTTTGACCTTGTAAAACAGAACGTTATCACTGAGGAACAGGCTCGTCTCTCAGCACAGTCGAACATCATTACACGAGCACTGGGCATTAAACCCGACGTTCAGGTTGATGTTATGGAGGTTAGTTATGAGAAGGGCGACCGTTTTGCCCTATGTACAGATGGTATACACGGCAGTATGCCAGAACAGGAACTGGTGAAAATGATTGGCAACAGGAAGTCATCTATGGGTGCCGTTCTTGACGATATTGCCACTCTGGTGGATAACATAGGACGCTCAAGCGGCGGCAATCACGACAACCTCACTTTAGCAATTATTGAACCAAAAGTAAATTCAAAAAAGAAACAGCCCATGTCAAGTACCACAAGAAACATGCTGTTCGCGCTGATAGCACTGTTGGCTATCAGCATCGCCTTCAATCTTATTCAGGCATTCAGCGACTCTAAGCAGCCCGCATGTCAACCAACAGACAGCATAGTGTCTAAGGAATCAATAATACAAAAAGACACAACCATTGAGAAGTTAAAAAATCGAGTTGACTCATTGGAGAAAATAACTAAAAAAGATAAAAAATGA
- a CDS encoding FHA domain-containing protein → MRLLKIGRDVACDIVINSAKVSSLHAEITLMNSGDILLEDKGSRNGTFVQNQAIKPGSPVNIRRGDAIRFGDVELQWSQVPMPEDNSAYRAIYGIGTHFNNDIQISGSTVSRYHATIKVGKDGKVYIVDHSKNGTTVDGKKIQPNNPYRIKKSSAVACGGVPVNLKTTPIQWPSEVWKTILMAAASVLILCGVGFGLWELFNGRKTYTDGELYEKYNRSVVMLVGVYHYNVSVGDLDLNVLNSISQKLGLINQGYYFPSKVILGRDSKSGKVKPFLNASGASSKEIADFFNKNGNIGFYSATGFFISENGQLITNLHVVKPWLFGDEANLVQEYKSELTYKLSKFAEFLVSNQIPIGLSAYISQMKVEGQLDYIALIPQGDAFDLDNAIKCNVLSAGNDPNKDVALIQTISKRLPTSDCIYINMNESIDISDEAVKVGEHVYTIGFPKGMAFQEGNNEKGIQVYGQGGDITRQDSEFDFSYNAATISGASGSPVFNKYGKLIGVHHAGMSAALTQGYNFGIKAKYVKELINSPHKVE, encoded by the coding sequence ATGAGACTATTGAAAATAGGACGCGACGTCGCATGCGATATCGTTATCAACAGCGCAAAGGTTAGTTCACTGCATGCAGAGATTACACTTATGAACAGTGGTGACATCCTGTTGGAAGACAAGGGAAGCCGCAACGGCACCTTCGTGCAGAATCAGGCCATAAAGCCTGGATCGCCTGTAAATATCCGCCGAGGTGATGCAATTCGTTTTGGTGACGTGGAGCTACAGTGGAGTCAGGTACCAATGCCGGAGGATAACTCTGCCTATAGAGCAATATATGGCATAGGCACCCATTTCAACAATGACATTCAAATATCCGGCTCCACTGTCAGCCGATATCATGCAACTATCAAGGTGGGCAAGGACGGCAAGGTGTACATCGTTGACCACTCGAAGAATGGCACTACTGTAGATGGAAAAAAGATTCAGCCTAATAACCCATACCGCATTAAGAAAAGTAGTGCTGTAGCATGTGGTGGGGTACCTGTAAACCTGAAGACAACTCCCATCCAGTGGCCCAGTGAAGTTTGGAAGACCATACTAATGGCAGCTGCCTCCGTTCTCATACTATGCGGCGTAGGATTTGGTCTTTGGGAACTATTCAATGGTCGAAAAACTTACACCGATGGAGAACTGTATGAAAAATATAACCGTTCTGTTGTGATGCTTGTTGGCGTCTATCACTATAATGTCTCTGTCGGTGATTTGGATTTAAACGTTCTGAACTCCATCTCACAAAAGCTAGGGCTTATCAATCAGGGATACTATTTTCCATCTAAAGTCATCTTAGGCCGTGACTCTAAATCTGGTAAAGTTAAGCCTTTCTTAAATGCAAGTGGGGCTTCATCAAAAGAAATTGCTGATTTCTTCAACAAGAATGGAAATATCGGTTTCTATTCTGCAACAGGTTTTTTTATCTCAGAGAACGGACAACTGATTACTAACCTCCATGTGGTAAAGCCGTGGCTTTTCGGCGATGAAGCCAATCTGGTGCAAGAATACAAGAGCGAACTGACATACAAGCTCAGTAAATTTGCCGAGTTTTTGGTTTCCAACCAGATACCCATAGGTTTATCAGCTTATATCTCACAGATGAAAGTGGAAGGCCAACTTGACTATATCGCACTAATACCCCAAGGGGACGCTTTTGATCTTGACAATGCTATCAAATGCAATGTCCTATCTGCAGGGAATGATCCCAACAAAGATGTTGCTTTGATACAAACCATCTCGAAGCGCCTTCCAACAAGTGACTGTATATACATAAATATGAATGAATCTATCGACATTTCTGATGAAGCCGTCAAGGTGGGTGAACATGTTTACACGATAGGCTTCCCCAAAGGAATGGCATTTCAGGAAGGCAACAATGAAAAAGGTATACAAGTATACGGCCAAGGTGGTGACATCACCCGTCAAGATAGCGAGTTTGATTTCAGCTACAATGCTGCTACTATTAGTGGAGCCAGTGGATCGCCGGTGTTCAACAAGTACGGAAAGCTGATTGGCGTACATCATGCAGGAATGA
- the typA gene encoding translational GTPase TypA has product MQDIRNIAIIAHVDHGKTTLVDKMMLAGNLFREGQNLSNQVLDANDLERERGITILSKNVSINWKGTKINIIDTPGHSDFGGEVERVLNMADGCLLLVDAFEGPMPQTRFVLQKALEIGLKPIVVVNKVDKPNCRPEEVYEMVFDLMCSLNATEDQLDFPVVYGSAKNGWMSEDFNKPTTDITYLLDKIVEVIPAPTQLEGTPQMLITSLDYSSYTGRIAVGRVHRGQLTDGMQVTICHRDGTKERTKIKELHTFDGMGHQHVDKVDCGDICAVIGLEKFEIGDSICDIDNPEPLDPIAIDEPTMSMLFMINDSPFFGKEGKFVTSRHINDRLEKELEKNLALRVEPFEDSTDKWIVSGRGVLHLSVLIETMRREGYELQVGQPQVIYKEIDGVKHEPVEELTINVPEEFASKMIDMVTRRKGEMTSMESQGERTNIEFIIPSRGIIGLRTNVLTASQGEAIMAHRFKEYQPYKGEIERRVNGSMIALETGNSYAYAIDKLQDRGKFFIDPGEDVYMGEVVGEHVHDNDLVINVCKAKQLTNVRASGTDDKARIIPKTVMSLEECLEYIKEDELVEVTPKSMRMRKIILDHDQRKKANRA; this is encoded by the coding sequence ATGCAGGATATTAGAAACATTGCGATTATCGCACACGTGGACCACGGTAAGACGACACTCGTGGACAAAATGATGCTGGCAGGCAATCTCTTCCGTGAGGGACAGAACCTCAGCAATCAAGTACTTGACGCTAACGACCTCGAACGCGAAAGAGGTATCACCATCCTTTCAAAGAACGTATCAATAAACTGGAAAGGAACAAAAATCAATATTATTGACACTCCAGGACACTCTGACTTCGGCGGCGAGGTGGAGCGCGTGCTCAACATGGCCGACGGCTGTCTGCTGCTCGTTGACGCCTTCGAAGGTCCTATGCCACAGACACGCTTTGTGCTGCAGAAAGCCCTGGAGATTGGTCTGAAGCCCATCGTAGTTGTAAACAAGGTGGACAAACCCAACTGTCGCCCGGAAGAGGTGTATGAGATGGTGTTTGACCTCATGTGCTCACTGAACGCTACTGAGGACCAGCTCGACTTCCCTGTAGTCTATGGTTCAGCAAAGAACGGCTGGATGAGCGAAGACTTCAACAAGCCGACAACCGACATAACATATCTTCTTGACAAGATTGTAGAGGTGATACCCGCTCCTACACAGTTGGAAGGTACTCCTCAGATGCTCATCACCTCGCTTGACTACTCAAGCTACACAGGTCGTATAGCAGTGGGACGCGTACACCGCGGTCAGCTGACAGACGGCATGCAGGTTACAATATGCCATCGCGACGGCACAAAGGAGAGGACAAAGATAAAGGAGCTGCACACCTTCGACGGCATGGGACACCAGCACGTTGACAAGGTGGACTGTGGCGACATCTGCGCAGTAATAGGCCTGGAGAAGTTTGAGATAGGCGACTCTATCTGCGACATAGACAATCCGGAGCCTCTGGACCCCATCGCTATCGATGAGCCCACAATGTCGATGCTCTTCATGATCAACGACTCACCTTTCTTCGGTAAGGAGGGTAAGTTCGTTACCTCACGTCACATCAACGACCGTCTGGAGAAGGAGCTTGAGAAGAACCTCGCCCTGCGCGTGGAGCCTTTCGAGGACTCTACCGACAAGTGGATTGTATCAGGACGCGGTGTGCTCCACCTCTCTGTGCTCATCGAGACAATGCGCCGCGAGGGCTATGAGCTTCAGGTTGGCCAGCCACAGGTTATCTATAAGGAGATTGACGGAGTGAAGCACGAACCTGTTGAAGAGCTCACCATCAACGTGCCTGAGGAGTTCGCTTCAAAGATGATTGACATGGTGACACGCCGTAAGGGCGAGATGACATCAATGGAGAGTCAGGGCGAGCGTACAAACATTGAGTTTATAATTCCTTCACGTGGCATCATCGGTCTTCGTACCAACGTGCTCACAGCATCACAGGGCGAAGCCATCATGGCTCACCGCTTCAAGGAGTATCAGCCTTACAAGGGAGAGATAGAGCGCCGTGTCAACGGTTCTATGATTGCTCTGGAGACCGGTAACTCATACGCCTATGCCATTGACAAGCTGCAGGATCGCGGTAAGTTCTTCATCGATCCAGGCGAAGACGTGTATATGGGCGAGGTAGTAGGCGAGCATGTCCACGACAACGACCTTGTCATCAACGTGTGCAAGGCAAAGCAGCTCACTAACGTGCGTGCTTCAGGTACCGACGATAAGGCCCGCATCATTCCAAAGACAGTTATGTCGCTCGAAGAATGTCTGGAGTATATCAAGGAAGACGAGCTCGTAGAGGTAACACCGAAGTCTATGCGCATGCGTAAGATTATCCTTGACCACGACCAGCGTAAGAAAGCTAACAGAGCATAA
- a CDS encoding FHA domain-containing protein produces the protein MSQNKTVIQGLETADTDYSNQSFSPYSRDGWGSSSHGTVVPGMSDNIGDQNYGDAQHGRGGSQQPQQQRRQQATGKPVVGFLYSVSRTAAGEYWPLHIGQNTIGQKPSCDVILSEGTVSSEHAVIVIRKMKNPDKVIASISDARSTNGTMINDRSLGFSAEECKNGDIITFGDNYECLFILIDPAELGLSVKEGFITTEARPNPNNNIHDGYTRPGDDFSPFDGPTPPHFGNNNATVGFDGSGFNDKGGTVGM, from the coding sequence ATGTCACAGAACAAGACAGTCATCCAAGGTTTGGAAACAGCAGACACAGATTACTCTAATCAGAGTTTCAGTCCATATTCACGTGACGGCTGGGGCAGTTCATCCCATGGAACTGTTGTCCCTGGAATGTCAGACAACATTGGAGATCAGAACTATGGAGACGCTCAGCATGGCAGAGGCGGTTCGCAGCAACCCCAGCAGCAGCGTCGTCAACAGGCCACAGGAAAGCCCGTGGTTGGATTTCTTTATTCAGTATCACGCACAGCAGCCGGAGAATATTGGCCTCTTCACATCGGACAAAACACTATTGGACAAAAGCCATCTTGCGACGTAATATTATCGGAAGGGACTGTTTCGTCTGAACATGCGGTGATTGTCATACGCAAGATGAAAAATCCTGACAAGGTGATTGCTTCAATAAGTGATGCACGCTCCACTAACGGCACCATGATTAACGATAGAAGCCTTGGCTTCTCAGCAGAGGAGTGTAAAAACGGAGACATAATAACGTTCGGTGACAACTACGAATGTCTGTTCATCCTGATTGACCCAGCAGAGCTTGGTCTTTCTGTTAAAGAGGGATTCATCACAACAGAAGCGCGCCCCAACCCAAATAACAATATTCACGACGGCTACACTCGTCCCGGTGACGATTTCTCCCCCTTCGATGGTCCGACGCCGCCACATTTCGGCAACAACAACGCAACCGTTGGCTTTGATGGAAGCGGCTTTAATGACAAAGGAGGAACCGTGGGAATGTAA
- a CDS encoding FHA domain-containing protein, with protein sequence MKVYSIGREVGCDIVINDNSDVISRRHATLNVSPTGKMTIVDLSHNGTYVNGIRIAQNVPVPVTRKDNVSFAHVARLDWSLVPNTGGMIIKWSIIALVALIVIGGSIWFLNSTPNEPTPNPNANTVQTDSLANKKKVEEEEKQKNDSIKKHVQDSLKNAKQKKVPTNENNGKNGKKNGVKDNKKDNKKNEAKDSVQRKRIRG encoded by the coding sequence ATGAAAGTTTATTCTATCGGAAGAGAAGTTGGCTGTGACATTGTTATAAACGATAACTCTGATGTCATCAGCCGCAGGCACGCCACACTGAACGTGTCACCTACTGGAAAAATGACCATCGTTGATCTTAGCCACAATGGTACTTATGTCAACGGCATACGCATTGCACAGAATGTGCCTGTGCCTGTCACACGCAAGGACAATGTATCGTTTGCACATGTGGCACGCCTCGACTGGAGCCTGGTGCCAAACACCGGTGGCATGATCATCAAGTGGAGTATTATCGCTCTCGTTGCACTTATTGTCATCGGTGGCAGCATATGGTTTCTCAACAGCACACCGAACGAACCAACGCCGAACCCCAATGCAAACACTGTGCAGACAGACTCATTGGCGAACAAAAAGAAAGTGGAAGAGGAAGAGAAGCAAAAGAACGACTCTATCAAGAAACACGTGCAGGACTCACTAAAAAATGCAAAACAGAAGAAAGTCCCTACCAATGAGAATAATGGCAAAAACGGCAAAAAGAATGGTGTCAAAGATAACAAAAAAGACAACAAGAAGAACGAGGCAAAAGACTCTGTACAGCGTAAGCGCATCAGAGGTTAA
- a CDS encoding S-ribosylhomocysteine lyase — MEVIQSFTIDHTHLKPGIYVSRVDKGFTTFDLRITEPNKEPAVAPAAMHSIEHLMATWFRNSQVKEDVVYVGPMGCLTGMYIIMTGDYSAEDMRQLTIECLEWILTQNEVPATTPETCGNYLLHDLPMCHWECRRYLDRLKNDFHSEYTKLQVTLADGRQFADA, encoded by the coding sequence ATGGAAGTAATACAAAGCTTTACGATTGACCACACGCACCTGAAGCCGGGCATCTATGTATCGCGCGTTGACAAAGGTTTTACCACGTTCGACCTGCGTATCACCGAGCCCAACAAGGAGCCTGCTGTTGCTCCTGCTGCCATGCACAGCATTGAGCACCTCATGGCAACATGGTTCCGCAACTCTCAGGTAAAGGAGGATGTGGTATATGTAGGTCCGATGGGCTGTCTCACCGGCATGTATATCATCATGACAGGCGACTACAGCGCTGAGGATATGCGTCAGCTCACCATAGAGTGCTTAGAGTGGATCCTCACTCAGAACGAGGTGCCTGCCACCACGCCAGAGACTTGCGGCAACTATCTGTTACACGACCTGCCTATGTGTCACTGGGAGTGCCGCCGCTATCTCGACCGACTGAAGAACGACTTCCACTCGGAATACACAAAGCTGCAAGTGACGCTCGCCGACGGACGTCAGTTTGCAGACGCATAA
- a CDS encoding serine/threonine-protein kinase: MQTVYQRPDDPYIYLFVMGEWYCYNPKARPLGSGAMGDVYKGFRCKNGAPVAIKKVKEAFSNNRMIRERAKQEASLAFRHPNLVEMVGYCEYAPDHGPIFILSHFVQGENIDTYAKSFDNSPQRVEKLCSAICAVLDALDYVHSRGVIHRDVKPSNIMIENGSNVRLMDLGIARLNGGNKFSSFGFIGTPEYSAPEQMLREQNGANVQINATTDIYELGITFYELLTGTNPMSCKSEAETLTKQMKESLPASDKIPHKLMKVIWKATEKEQTKRFQTALEFKQAIQDSLLPDPSLKEQLSEWIEEHQVAFYVIMVCVMTAILGIIHLLI; the protein is encoded by the coding sequence ATGCAGACAGTCTATCAACGACCCGACGACCCGTATATATACCTCTTCGTTATGGGCGAATGGTACTGCTATAATCCAAAAGCTAGACCTTTGGGGAGCGGTGCGATGGGTGATGTGTACAAAGGGTTCCGTTGTAAAAATGGCGCACCCGTGGCTATCAAAAAAGTCAAGGAAGCCTTTTCTAACAACAGAATGATTCGCGAGCGTGCAAAACAGGAGGCCTCGCTGGCTTTCCGCCATCCAAACTTGGTGGAGATGGTAGGTTATTGTGAATACGCTCCCGATCATGGGCCGATATTCATCTTGAGTCATTTTGTGCAGGGAGAGAATATAGACACCTACGCCAAGAGTTTCGACAACTCTCCACAACGAGTAGAAAAACTATGCTCTGCCATATGCGCCGTACTTGATGCCCTCGACTATGTACACTCTCGTGGTGTAATACACCGCGATGTAAAGCCCTCAAACATAATGATTGAGAATGGTTCTAACGTGCGCCTGATGGATTTAGGTATAGCACGCCTGAATGGGGGTAATAAGTTCTCGTCATTCGGGTTTATAGGGACACCGGAATATTCCGCTCCCGAGCAGATGCTTCGCGAACAGAATGGTGCTAATGTACAGATTAATGCAACGACAGACATTTACGAATTGGGCATCACATTCTACGAACTGCTAACAGGTACAAACCCCATGTCGTGCAAGTCGGAGGCAGAGACACTGACCAAACAGATGAAAGAGTCGCTACCAGCATCGGACAAGATTCCTCACAAACTTATGAAGGTCATATGGAAAGCTACTGAAAAAGAACAAACGAAGCGCTTTCAGACAGCCCTTGAGTTTAAGCAGGCAATTCAGGACTCACTACTTCCCGACCCTTCACTCAAGGAGCAACTCTCAGAATGGATAGAGGAACATCAAGTAGCGTTCTATGTCATCATGGTTTGTGTCATGACGGCTATCTTAGGCATCATACATTTGTTAATCTGA